The nucleotide window ATCCGCAGAACGTCCCGAAGACGTGCGGGAAGTGCCACCCGGGGGCGAACCCGAACTTCGCGGTCGGCAAGATGCACATAGACGCCAAGAAGAAGGAGGCGGGCATCGTTTACTACGTGGCGTCCTTCTTCAAATACCTCACCATCGGCACGATGCTGGCCCTCATCGCGCACATCGCTCTGGACATGTACGGGCGTTCGAAGCGGCTGCGCGGCGGCAAGTAGAAAAAAGGGGAGCGAACGAATGTCCGTCGACGAAAAGAAGACGATCCCGCAGCAAGAGATAGACCGGGAAGTGGAAGAGGCAATCTCGACGGAGACCGCCGGCCTCGACCCGGAAAAAGCAACGGAGATCCGCGAAAAGATCCGGAAGCGCGTGCGCGAGGAGATGGAGCGCGAGATGCGGCTCCGCACGGCCGCGGAGCGCCGTGACGAGGAGCGCAGGCGGCGGGAGGAGCGCAGGAAGGAGAAGCATCACGAGGAAGGTGAGATGTTCCAGCGGTTCAACCGGAACTTCCGCTTCCAGCACATGGTGATGTTCACCTCGGTCATCCTGCTTATCATCACGGGAATGCCGATCAAGTTCCCCAACTTCATACTCTCGCGGCTCGTCATCAACCTGTGGGGGGGGATCAACAATTCCACCCTCGTGCACCGGATCGGCGCCGGGATGCTGATTTATTTCATGGTCCACCACCTTTTTTATACCATCCTCTCCAGGGACGGAAGGCGGGACTTCCTGCTGCTCATCCCCATGCCCAAGGACCTGAAGGACGCCGTCCAGAACGTTCGCTTCTTTCTCGGAAAAGAAGGGGAGAAGCCGAAGTTCGGCCGTTTCAGCTACATCGAGAAGTTCGACTATTGGGCCGTCTATTGGGGCTGCATCATCATGATCGGGTCGGGGGCGCTGCTCTGGGGGGAATCGATCGCGCTCAAATACATGCCGAAGTTCGTCCTCGACATAGCGCACGAGGC belongs to Deltaproteobacteria bacterium and includes:
- a CDS encoding cytochrome b/b6 domain-containing protein, which gives rise to MSVDEKKTIPQQEIDREVEEAISTETAGLDPEKATEIREKIRKRVREEMEREMRLRTAAERRDEERRRREERRKEKHHEEGEMFQRFNRNFRFQHMVMFTSVILLIITGMPIKFPNFILSRLVINLWGGINNSTLVHRIGAGMLIYFMVHHLFYTILSRDGRRDFLLLIPMPKDLKDAVQNVRFFLGKEGEKPKFGRFSYIEKFDYWAVYWGCIIMIGSGALLWGESIALKYMPKFVLDIAHEAHSDEAMLATLAIVIWHFYNVHFNPERFPGTLMWWHGQISEHEIKEEHPLEYDEIMAKRKQQAAAEGTN